A genome region from Megalobrama amblycephala isolate DHTTF-2021 linkage group LG16, ASM1881202v1, whole genome shotgun sequence includes the following:
- the LOC125248878 gene encoding uncharacterized protein LOC125248878 isoform X3 — translation MRAVIPTSYCHLNTAVPILQLTTINTFACLCHPSCPSSLLTNGDIIDPEDEEDHDDGPHNLEARVGEDLQDNLAATVSAPNICVPALHQHDYLFITFVVWWAKPLNWFSSPPPHKCHHHLSLKVLLHHKALQKVHRNQESEKCCNNSV, via the exons GCGGTGATCCCCACATCCTACTGCCATCTCAACACAGCTGTGCCCATTCTGCAGCTGACCACCATAAACACCTTCGCCTGTCTTTGCCATCCATCATGTCCCTCGTCACTGCTGACAAATGGGGACATCATTGATCCAGAAGATGAGGAAGACCATGATGATGGACCCCACAACCTTGAAGCAAGAGTGGGAGAAGATCTGCAGGACAATCTGGCTGCCACTGTGTCTGCTCCAAACATTTGTGTGCCTGCTCTCCATCAGCATGACTACCT CTTCATTACTTTTGTGGTGTGGTGGGCTAAACCATTGAACTG GTTTTCCTCTCCCCCACCCCACAAATGCCACCACCACCTTTCCTTGAAGGTCCTGCTCCACCACAAAGCTCTGCAGAAAGTGCACAGAAATCAAGAATCAGAAAAGTGCTGTAATAACTCTGTTtga